In the Gossypium raimondii isolate GPD5lz chromosome 9, ASM2569854v1, whole genome shotgun sequence genome, one interval contains:
- the LOC128032563 gene encoding ribulose bisphosphate carboxylase large chain-like produces MSPQTETKASIGIKTGVKDYKLTYYTHEYEVKDTDILAAFRVTPQPGVPLEEVRATVAVESSTGTWTPIWTSGLTSLDRYKGRCCHIEPIPREEDQYICYPFQISFQSNDQRLPIYLAVTKMYYSKDSENAGSLPTQENC; encoded by the exons ATGTCACCACAAACAGAGACTAAAGCAAGTATTGGAATCAAAACTGGTGTTAAAGACTATAAATTGACTTATTATACTCATGAATATGAAGTCAAAGATACTGATATCTTGGCAGCCTTCCGAGTAACTCCTCAACCTGGAGTTCCACTTGAGGAAGTAAGGGCCACTGTAGCTGTTGAATCTTCTACTGGTACATGGACACCTATATGGACCAGTGGGCTTACCAGCCTTGATCGTTACAAAGGGCGATGCTGCCACATTGAGCCTATTCCTAGAGAAGAAGATCAATATATATGTTACCCATTCCAAATTTCATTCCAATCAAACGATCAGCGTCTACCAATATATCTTGCGGTAACAAAAATGTATTATTCTAAG GATTCAGAAAATGCTGGATCTCTGCCTACACAAGAAAATTGTTGA